The Clostridium botulinum BKT015925 genome includes the window AGTAAATATGAATTGTACATTTTTAGATGATAACAGAATTGAAATAGGTGATAATGTACTTATTGCACCTAATGTTCAGATATATACAGCGTTTCATCCAACAAATGCAAAAGAACGTTTTGGAGAGTGTAAAGAGGATGGTTCTTTTGTATTTTGTAAAACTCAAACGGCACCAGTGAAAATAGGCAATAATGTATGGATTGGTGGTGGTGTTGTTATTTTACCTGGCGTTACAATTGGAGATAATGTTGTCATTGGAGCAGGAAGTATTGTAACGAAGGATATTCCTTCAGATATAATTGCTTGTGGAAATCCATGTAGAGTTATTAAAAAGAATGTATAAACAAATTTCAATTTTGGATTAAATAATATAATATAAATAGTAAATTTATTAGGTTACTTAGTATTAAATTATAAAGAAAGATTTTGGTGGGTTATATGAAAATTTTTATAAACAATACAAGGGATAATGACAGACCATTCTTTCTTGAATTTAACTGAATATGGGTATAAAGTAGAAAAAATATCTATGAAAGAGAGACGGTCATTTTCAATAAAATAGATTAATAACCTTTAATTTATAGGGCAAATCAGTAATATAATAAATCATATAAATTTTGTACACTAGTATTAAATAAGCAAGGTTATATTGAATTCGCAACTTTGCTTTTTTCATACCCCAATTTAAATGAGTGGAATTAATACAATGATATTTATCTATGACAAGAAAACTACCAAAGGGATAATGGTTTGGGAGTTTTAGATGAAATAATAAGCTGCTTTGTTATAGAAGAACTTAATGGAGATTATGAGTTAGAACTGGAATATTCAGCTAAGGCAAGAAAATCAAAATATTTAAAAGAGTACTATGGTATTATGTCCAGGATGCTGTTCTAAGACCATAGCACTATAACTTAGATATAAGAACGTAAATCATGATTTTTACTGTTGGATGTGTTTTTTATTGTTAACATATTCCGAGAAGTCCTAAGATTATACCTAAAAACATCACACCAAACATTACTATATTAATGTTTACTTTTTTACGTAGTAAATAAAATGCTAATAAAGTAACACATAAAGGAACTATTCCTACAAATAATTGATCCAAATATTTTTGTATCATCATAACATTCTTGCTTCCAGCAACACTTACTTTAAGGATTGTTTTAAATTTTACGTTAGATGCAGTCATTGAACCCATCATTATCAAGCCAAGCATACTTGATGCCTTTGTTAATATTTTCATTCCACCACTTGCATATAGTTTTTGAATAAAATTTGCACCCACGGAATAACCGCTATATAGTGAATAATAATGTATTAAAAATGCCGGTATATTGTATAATAATAAGAATATAATTGCTCCTAGTGCCGAACCTGAACTTGCTAATGATATACCAATGCCTGCTGCAACAACTCTTAGTATACCCCAGAAAAATGAGTCGCCTATACCTGAAAGTGGTCCCATTAGAGAAGCCTTAACTGCTGTAATAGAATTTGCATCAAAAGTTTTATCTTCACTGTTTTGACGTTCCATTGATGTTACAAGTCCTATTATAAAATTATTTAAGTGCATCGTAGCATTGAACCAAGTAGTGTGACGAACTAAAGCATCAGCCTTTTCTTCATTTGTTTTATAAAATCTGTTAATAACGGGTAAAAGAGTATACATAACGCCTACTGCATGATATTGAGTAGCACCAGTACGGCTAGCGTTAATTGTCCAAGAACGCCAAAATACTGAGCGTAACATTTTTTTATCTTCAATTGATAAATTTTCTTTAACATTCATCATGAAAAAAAGTCCTCCTCTTCATCTTCTTTAGTCATTTGTCCGGATACTTTTGAACCAATGGCAGGTATATTTGCTATCTGTAAATCACGTTGACTTGTTGTAATGCATAAGATTATCCCAATAGTAGCTACAGCAACTGCAGGTAATTTTAAGTAAGCAGTAAGTATAAATCCTAATAAATAGAACACAGCGAGTTTGTTATCCCATAATAACTTCATTAACATTGCAAATCCTACTGATGGAAGAAGTCCACCAGCTGCACTTAAACCATTCATTAATCTAGCTGGTATATTGGCTACGAGAACATTGATAGGACCGCTGCCTGCTAATATGCCAAAGAAAGATATAGCTGATATAATTAAATAATATAATACCCAAGTACCATAGTGTAATGCTACAATCTTTTTCTGGTTATTTTCTCTTGCTGCTTTGTCTAATGATGGAGCGAAGACATTCATAAGTACATTCTTTAAGAACATAACTACAAAAGCTGCTAACATACCAATTGGTATAGCAAGTGTGATAGCTGCCTTTGTTTCAACATGAGATATAATTGCAAAGGTTGTTGCTAACGTAGTAGCAGTAACTGGTTCAGCGGCTATAACACCGCCAATGTTTACGTTACCTAAAAATACGGCTTCTAATGAAGCTCCCATTAAAATACCAGTTTGAATATCTCCCATTAGAAGACCTGTTACAAGGCCAACTACTAATGGCCGTTCCATCATACTTTGACCTGTTATATAGTTACCAGCAAAGCAAATAAATACACTTAGTGCTGCCATTAATGCATGCATTAACATATTTGTTACCTCCTTGTATAATTTAGACATAAAATTAAATAAAAACTTTCTTTGCTTCTATGAATATTAATCCAAATATTTTTAATATTATTTTAATTATCTTTGTCTAATATGGCATGTATTTAATATTTAAATTAAGTTTTTAGAGTCCATATAGTTAAATATTGTATTATATTATCTTAAATAGAGGATACAAATGTAAAGATTTCAAAAATAAACAAATCATTTTTTAAGATATAAAGAGTCTAGCAGCTAATATACTTATATAAGTAAATATTTTTAAATAATAACCTTGTTATAATTGAGATAAAGCCTTCTTTAAATCTATTTGCGGATTGTTTGGAAGTACTTGGTTATAAGTTTTTACATGAGTTAATTTAGAAAGTTCATGTGCAGCATTTAATTCTTCAGAACTTAACTGAACACTTGGGAATACCATTACTTTATCTTTGGGATCAGATTTATCAAAACGTCCTGCATTTGCAACATTTACTGTTTCTATATCTTTCACATTCTTAGCTATTTTAGTAGCATCAGAGACCTTATTTACTATTACAAACATTTTTTTATCTTTGCCACGTGGGTCATTAAATATTTTTATTGAATCATCTACAGAACGTATAAGAAGTTTCATTCCACTTGGAACTGCCATCTTCAATGTCATTTGCATTACTTCGTTTTTGGCTGCATCATCATTTGCAACTACTAATAGTGGAGTGTTAAGCTCTTTTGTCCATACTACTGCTACTTGACCATGTATTAAACGGTCATCAACACGAATTTGTGTAATCATTTTATTCCTCCTTTTTAGTAACTTGATTAATAGCTTGCAGAATTTTCGAAGCATTTTAATTATTTAGATCTGATTATAAAAAAGGTTTTATAAAAAATCTTTTTCTGTATCATAATTAGATATTTTTGTTGATACAAGAGTGACTTGACTTTCGACAATAGATTTTTTTATATATTCTTCACTAAACGCATCTTCTACAGAAAATAACAATGAAAGTACTATTGCCAAATTTACATTTGAAATAATGAATACGTTTTTACTTTTGTTAGTTAAAACTTCGGTTACTGATTTTTGATTAACACTACCACCAAATAAATCTGTGAATATAATGCCTTGCTCATCATCACTGATGCTTTTTATGAAGTTAACAATTTGGGGAGTATAATCTTCATCCGTAATATATGCATTTATTACTTCAACTGCATTGCCTTTGTTGGCTAGTATATCTAACGAACTTTTAATACCATTTGCTAATTCTCCATGACTAGCTATTAAATATTTTTTTTTCATATAAAATCACCTCTTTGTTTTGGGGTTTTGCTAAGCTATCCGTTCATAGCTTTTCATTTTAAAATGCACCATATATTACATATTCTATTATCGCAGACAAGGAAAAAGAACAAATTTAAATTTAAGCTGAACTACAATAATTCTTTAAATATTTAAGTGAAAAGGTTACTAAAGTATCTGAAAGTAATATTGGCAATCTCTAAAAAAAGAAATGCAAATAAAAAATAATAGAAATTTGTATTGGTGATTTTACAATACAAAAACATTCTAATTTTCATTAGAATCAGGCTGTTGATAAACATAATTTGTCAACAGCCTTTTTACATTTATTACAAAAAGGATATCTCCTACTTCTGTAGAATATATATTTAGACCAATAAATTATTTAGCCCGTTAGGGCTCCTACGGAGGCAAAATGCTTACTAATAATGAGAGAAAACAAAATCAATTAGAACTGGTTTATATAGAAAACTTAGTACCAGAAAATCATATACTTAGAAAAATAGATAAATTCATAGACTTTTCGTTTATACGAGATTTAACTAAGGATTTATATTGTCCTGACAATGGTAGACCATCAGTAGATCCAGTTGTGTTATTTAAAATGCTTTTTATTGGATACCTATTCGGTATACGCTCTGAGCGTCAGCTCGTAAAGGAAATACAAGTAAATGTAGCTTATAGGTGGTTCTTAGGATATGGACTTACTGATAAAATACCAAGCCATTCTACCATAAGTCAAAATAGAACAAAGAGATTCAATGATACAAATATACATCAAGAAATATTTGATAACATTGTATTTCA containing:
- a CDS encoding sugar O-acetyltransferase, which codes for MTEREKMLAGLLYDCGDKELIEQWHKAKNLMRDYNLTDSEDRLKKHNILEKLLGGYGDNLWITTPFYVDYGNNIYFGNNCEVNMNCTFLDDNRIEIGDNVLIAPNVQIYTAFHPTNAKERFGECKEDGSFVFCKTQTAPVKIGNNVWIGGGVVILPGVTIGDNVVIGAGSIVTKDIPSDIIACGNPCRVIKKNV
- a CDS encoding PTS system mannose/fructose/sorbose family transporter subunit IID; its protein translation is MNVKENLSIEDKKMLRSVFWRSWTINASRTGATQYHAVGVMYTLLPVINRFYKTNEEKADALVRHTTWFNATMHLNNFIIGLVTSMERQNSEDKTFDANSITAVKASLMGPLSGIGDSFFWGILRVVAAGIGISLASSGSALGAIIFLLLYNIPAFLIHYYSLYSGYSVGANFIQKLYASGGMKILTKASSMLGLIMMGSMTASNVKFKTILKVSVAGSKNVMMIQKYLDQLFVGIVPLCVTLLAFYLLRKKVNINIVMFGVMFLGIILGLLGIC
- a CDS encoding PTS mannose/fructose/sorbose/N-acetylgalactosamine transporter subunit IIC, yielding MLMHALMAALSVFICFAGNYITGQSMMERPLVVGLVTGLLMGDIQTGILMGASLEAVFLGNVNIGGVIAAEPVTATTLATTFAIISHVETKAAITLAIPIGMLAAFVVMFLKNVLMNVFAPSLDKAARENNQKKIVALHYGTWVLYYLIISAISFFGILAGSGPINVLVANIPARLMNGLSAAGGLLPSVGFAMLMKLLWDNKLAVFYLLGFILTAYLKLPAVAVATIGIILCITTSQRDLQIANIPAIGSKVSGQMTKEDEEEDFFS
- a CDS encoding PTS system mannose/fructose/N-acetylgalactosamine-transporter subunit IIB; translated protein: MITQIRVDDRLIHGQVAVVWTKELNTPLLVVANDDAAKNEVMQMTLKMAVPSGMKLLIRSVDDSIKIFNDPRGKDKKMFVIVNKVSDATKIAKNVKDIETVNVANAGRFDKSDPKDKVMVFPSVQLSSEELNAAHELSKLTHVKTYNQVLPNNPQIDLKKALSQL
- a CDS encoding PTS sugar transporter subunit IIA encodes the protein MKKKYLIASHGELANGIKSSLDILANKGNAVEVINAYITDEDYTPQIVNFIKSISDDEQGIIFTDLFGGSVNQKSVTEVLTNKSKNVFIISNVNLAIVLSLLFSVEDAFSEEYIKKSIVESQVTLVSTKISNYDTEKDFL